The Cottoperca gobio chromosome 22, fCotGob3.1, whole genome shotgun sequence genome contains a region encoding:
- the golga5 gene encoding golgin subfamily A member 5 encodes MSWFADLAGKAEDFLNKVDQGAATALTINQERSSSFSSSYEEESVVKPEYDTAGYKTLAPATQHAYASSEEAPSYIPAAAANIKRSGANLLGSANVASIPSSSGSSASNSAKTSSGFVRPKKSEQDVDDDMLFDFLNSSEPPVSARSDSRRELVKVAVPVTEAQNPTPPPSTSPHTIPSAPSTPPSTRGVSRASSMSSLSTHSIKTSDESSAKEQSQDTPESSDSGSVVPLEPSRPEPPPTEEPQSHILSSLRLENQLLRSEVGSLNQEMSSVIQRAKDLQDELNQARLRADRWNSEQSQGDRMSRELRLKVDDLTEAMSAKDGQLAVLKIRLDEADQMLKSRSAALEEAQKERSRIVQDHSEGSSMQSQALETIQERLRDAELGVRREQDNYRQMQSEYVGRLSRVEAERQTLAETVTAAERRAADEKLRVDDLQPQLKSAKAAAELAKMELQDYKHKASRILQSKEKLISSLKEGSGLDTLDGSGAMALELEDLRHERELQKEDIQKLQGQLHTLRIEIQDLENQALTEADAWREQQLQFEEQQMFQNRVKKEVEAEVERYKQELQYLEEEQHRAKTSLQSRIKDREDEIQKLRNQLTNKTLSSSSQTELENRLHQLTETLIQKQTMLEALGTEKSSLVFQLERLEQQLKSSPGGQSGGPTINMSGVEGAVARQRNTPVLFSDQDSPGVYGKVRKAASTIDRFSIRLGIFLRRYPMARVFVILYIALLHMWVMIVLLTYTPEMHHAHPDGR; translated from the exons ATGTCTTGGTTTGCTGACTTGGCAGGGAAAGCTGAAGACTTCCTGAACAAAGTGGACCAGGGAGCTGCCACTGCCCTGACCATAAACCAGGAAAGATCATCGTCCTTTTCGTCGTCCTATGAAGAAGAATCCGTTGTCAAACCTGAATACGACACTGCGGGGTACAAGACCCTCGCACCTGCAACACAGCATGCCTATGCATCCTCTGAGGAGGCACCCAGCTACatccctgcagcagctgccaaCATTAAGAGATCCGGTGCTAACCTGCTTGGTTCTGCCAACGTGGCCAGTATCCCCTCTAGTTCTGGCAGCAGTGCCTCCAACTCTGCCAAGACCTCGTCTGGCTTTGTGAGGCCCAAAAAGAGCGAGCAGGATGTGGACGATGACATGCTCTTTGACTTTCTGAACAGCTCGGAGCCTCCAGTCAGCGCCAGGAGTGATTCAAGAAGAGAACTTGTGAAAGTGGCAGTTCCGGTTACTGAGGCCCAAAACCCAACGCCACCTCCTTCCACCTCTCCTCATACCATCCCCTCGGCCCCGTCGACGCCCCCCTCAACCCGGGGTGTGTCCAGGGCCTCGAGCATGAGCTCCCTGTCTACTCACAGCATCAAAACATCAGATGAGAGCTCTGCCAAAGAACAAAGCCAAG ACACACCTGAGAGTTCAGACTCAGGCTCTGTGGTCCCTCTAGAGCCCAGCAGGCCGGAGCCTCCTCCCACAGAGGAGCCACAGAGCCACATCCTGTCCAGCCTGCGTCTGGAGAACCAGCTGCTGCGCAGTGAGGTGGGCTCCCTCAACCAGGAGATGTCTTCAGTCATCCAGAGGGCAAAAGACTTGCAAGACG AATTGAACCAGGCTCGTCTACGTGCAGACAGATGGAACTCGGAGCAATCTCAGGGGGACCGCATGTCACGGGAACTTCGCTTAAAGGTCGACGACCTTACAGAAGCCATGTCTGCCAAAGACGGTCAACTCGCGGTCCTAAAGATCCGACTTGATGAGGCAGATCAGATGCTGAAGTCCCGCAGCGCGGCATTAGAGGAGGCACAGAAGGAACGGTCGAG AATTGTGCAAGACCACTCCGAAGGGAGCAGCATGCAGTCTCAAGCTCTGGAAACCATCCAGGAGCGGCTGCGAGACGCCGAACTGGGCGTCAGGAGGGAACAGGACAACTACCGGCAGATGCAG AGTGAGTACGTGGGCCGCCTGTCCAGAGTGGAGGCTGAGAGGCAGACGCTCGCAGAGACGGTGACCGCAGCGGAGCGGCGAGCTGCGGACGAGAAGCTCCGAGTCGACGACCTCCAACCGCAACTGAAAAGTGCCAAAGCTGCAGCTGAGCTCGCCAAGATGGAGTTACAAGACTACAAGCACAAAGCTTCACGCATCCTGCAa TCCAAAGAGAAGTTGATCAGCAGTCTGAAGGAGGGGTCTGGTCTGGACACTCTGGACGGCAGCGGGGCGATGGCTCTGGAGCTGGAGGACCTGCGTCACGAGAGGGAACTGCAGAAGGAGGACATCCAGAAGCTACAGGGGCAGCTGCACACGCTCCGGATAGAAATACAG GACTTGGAGAACCAGGCGCTGACGGAGGCGGATGCTTGGCgggagcagcagctgcagtttgAGGAGCAACAGATGTTTCAGAACAGAGtgaagaaggaggtggaggcTGAGGTGGAGCGCTACAAACAG GAGCTGCAGTACCTCGAGGAAGAGCAGCATCGAGCCAAgacctctctgcagagcagaatCAAGGACCGGGAGGATGAAATCCAGAAGCTCAGGAACCAG TTGACCAACAAgactctgagcagcagcagccagacgGAGCTGGAGAACCGTCTCCACCAGCTGACGGAGACGCTGATCCAGAAGCAGACGATGCTGGAGGCTCTGGGCACAGAGAAGAGCTCCCTGGTGTTCCAGCTGGAGCGCctggagcagcagctgaagagcAGTCCGGGGGGTCAAAGTGGGGGGCCGACCATCAACATGAGCGGTGTGGAGGGAGCAG TGGCACGCCAAAGAAACACCCCCGTCCTGTTCAGTGATCAGGACAGTCCAGGAGTTTATGGCAAAGTCCGCAAGGCAGCGAGCACCATCGACCGCTTCAG CATCAGACTGGGTATCTTCTTGAGGCGTTACCCGATGGCCAGAGTCTTCGTCATCCTGTACATC GCGTTGCTGCACATGTGGGTCATGATTGTTCTGCTGACGTACACCCCAGAGATGCACCATGCTCATCCTGATGGAAGATAG